GTATTTGAGCACGGTCGGCAGATCGGTTTTTCCTGGTTGATAGTTAATCCTATTGATATTAAACCCCGAATCCCCGGCGTACTGATACAACTGACGAATAAAATCCGGAAAATTTTCATATGCCGCAACGCGACCATAAAAGACATCGAGTTGCGCGGACATCCGGCTAACCTGCCGGTTTGGGTCATGCTCTCCCAGGCCGCGCATATTGGCCTGCTTGCGGATCAGATCGGCCCGGTCTTTATTCAGACCCGGCAACATGACAGAGAACAGGAGCAGACAAAGGATCAAATTTACCAGCAGGCCGCCAAACACCACCCAGGATTGGACATCACGACTTCGCCATAGTTCGGCAAGGATATGCTTCATGCCCATATCAGAAGCCCCCCTGAATACGAAGTTCACAGCGCAACGCGCTATATGTTTGCCCCAGTGCATCCTTGACCGTGCTGTTTTCCTGGCGCAGCAACAGAACCTGAGAGTAAGGCTTGTAGCGCAACAGGCCGGCAAGATATTCCCGAAACACCGTTTCATCTTTGGCTAAAACAAGAATAGACAGTGTCTGTTTCCCGAAATCCGGTTTTATGGAACGAACCTGAATCCCCTCTATCCAGGTTTGTTCCAAATGATTGAGCATGCGGCTCCACCGAAAGTCGCGACGCTGCATAATCTGCTCGGCTTTTCGGGCTTCTTCCTGAAGCCCCTTGTGATCTGCGCCATCCTCATAAGCCGCAGACTCTTTTGCTGTCATTTCAGCCAGACCGTCCAGCACCTTTTGATGGCGGTGCCAAACCACCGTCATACCAACCAGGCTCACCATCAGCCAAAAGCCGACAAACACCAGCAAAACCATGCGAATCTTTCGCAAAACCGCCTTATCCAGAGGGCGTGGGGAGACTAGATTCACTGTCAGTTTCATTCACCCTCCCATCATCATGCGTTCCGCCGCACCCTGTGCAGCGGCCAGGGCCGGAGAAATATGCCCATGGCCTGTTAACAACAGAACTTTTCGGCCGAAACAATCATTCAACGCATCCAAAGTTGTCTCATCCACGGGCCTGTCGGCATGAAGGAAAACCCGCGCCCGATTACGAGGGGAAAAATCCTGCGCACAACCGGCTACGATACGATGCAACTCCTGCAACTGATGAGAGATCCGCGAACCGACAGCCCCTGCCCTGTAATAGGACAGCACCGAGTCGCGATAAGTTTGTACAATGATACCATCCTCGTTCATCGCCAGGAGAATGGCATCACCTTCGGGATCAAGCCGGTAACGCCAATGTCGATATATGTTCAAGCCGAAAAATCCCACCGTGTGCAAAATAAAACCGGCTTTCTGAAAAAGGGTCTCATATCTGTCGAGAGCCTGTTTTTCCATGGCCACAACCAGAAGATGGGCTTTCCCACCCCCTGTGCGTTTAAGCACCTGATAGTCGAAATGAAGGTCGGCAATCCCCGGCAGCAGTTTGCGCAGTTGCCACGCGACGACTTCTCGGCTCTCCTTGCGCGACCGGGTAAAACCAGCGACATCCATGGTCATGACGTAACCGCATCTATCCGGCAAGGACAATGCCAGTCTTCGCTCCTTAGAGGCGATCGGCAACAAAAGCTTATGCAGTGAATTTACAAACACCTGCTCAGCCTCCGGGGAGGCTTGTTTAAGCGACTCCAGCGTCATGTCCTTCGGCATATTTTCAATACGACTGGCAAACAACTGGGCACCCTTGCGCCAACGTCGGTGCATGCCTGCGATTCGCATATTGCCATCATGGAGGTCTATCCCGATATATCGGCGCCTTTTCATAGCGTACTTTCCCCCTCGACAAACGTTACCCTGTTGATTTCGGGCAGACTGGTAATACCTTCGAAAACTTTCTCCAGCGCCGCCTGTCGAAGAAAAACCGTTCCCATACGCGCCGCATATTCGCGCAATTGTCCCACAGCGGCCCGACCGATAATCATTTCCCGTAATTCATCATTGACTTCGAGTAACTCGACGATGGCAGAGCGACCGGAATACCCCAGCCCATGACAATGTTCACAACCACGACCTTCGTAAAATGCGCGTTTGCCATAAAGTTCGCTGTCGAGGCCAGCCCTGGACAGGACCGAAGGGTCGTAATGAACCTGCTCTTTGCAATGTGGGCAGATTTTTCTGACCAGCCGTTGGGCCAGTACCATATTCAGACCGGAAAGAAAGTGATAGGGATCGAGCCCCATATGTAAAAAACGACCCAATACGTCAAACACGTTGTTGGCATGCACCGTGGTAAAAACCAGGTGGCCGGTCAACGCCGATTGCACCGCAATTTCGGCGGTTTCCGAATCGCGAATCTCCCCGACCATGATTTTGTCCGGATCGTGCCTGAGTATGGAACGAAGTCCCCGGGCAAAGGTCAAACCTTTCTTTTCGTTCACCGGCACCTGGACGATACCGGGCACCTGATACTCGACGGGATCCTCGATAGTTATGATTTTTTCCTGTTCGGTATGAATCTCCCCGAGCGCCGCGTATAATGTCGTGGTTTTGCCGCTGCCGGTCGGGCCGGTAACCAGCACCATTCCATAGGGAGCACGAATCTGTTTACGAAACCGTTTGAGTTC
This DNA window, taken from Syntrophotalea carbinolica DSM 2380, encodes the following:
- the pilO gene encoding type 4a pilus biogenesis protein PilO; this encodes MGMKHILAELWRSRDVQSWVVFGGLLVNLILCLLLFSVMLPGLNKDRADLIRKQANMRGLGEHDPNRQVSRMSAQLDVFYGRVAAYENFPDFIRQLYQYAGDSGFNINRINYQPGKTDLPTVLKYELDFSVTGQYRQIKTFLEALENWTQLVVVEEVQLAARQPGRDSVELRIRLVAYFKTVSS